The segment CAGCTGCGGGGAGCTGGCGGCGCTGCGGACCATGGGCTTCAGCCAGGAGCAGGCCCAGCGGCTCCTGGCGCTGCAGCCCCGGCTCGGCCCCGAGCaccgggaggcggcggcggcgcagctgctgctgctcgggCTGAGCGCCGAGGCCGCCCTGGCGCTGCTGGAGCGGAGCCCGGCGCTGCTGCGGCTGCCCACGGAGCGGCTCCGGGAGCGCGCCGAGGAGCTGCGGCGCCTGGGGCTGGACGGAGGTAGGGCAgggagcggggccgcgggggggacagcggggctgTGCCGCGGATCTGCCCGCTAACCTGCTGCCCTCAGGCCGGCTGCAGCGCGCCGTGAGCCGCTGCCCCCAGCTCTTCCACGTGCCCCGGAGGAGGCTGGAGGCGGCGGTGCGGCTGCTGCGGGAGCGCTGCCTTTTCACGTCGGAGCAGCTGCGGGAGGTACTGGGGACCTGCCCCACCGTCCTGCTGGAGGAGCCGCGCACCCTCCATCACCAGTTCCAGGTGAGGACCGGGACCCGCGTTCCTAGCAGAACCGGCTGCGGGAATAGGGCTGTGCCTGACACCCTCCGTTCCGCCCGCAGTACGCCTACTTCAGAATGGGGGTCCGGCAGAAGGAGATGGTGAAGGCTCGGCTCTTCCAAATGCCCTTTGCTGAGCTCCGGAACCGGCACATCTTCCTGGAGCGCCGCGGGCTCTACGAGACCCCACACAAAGGACAGACGCAAATTAGTAACCCAAAACTGAAGGACATCCTTCAGCTCCCGGAGAAAGAGTTCCTGGCCAGCATGGCCTACTCTACCCCAGAGGAGTTTGAGGTCTTCAAGAAGCTGCTGGCtcgagaggaggaggagaaggaggaagaggaggatgtgGATGCACTGTACACAGAGGATGATGATGATTTGGACAGTGATGAAAGTAAACCAGCCCGGGAGTGAGGTGAGGCTCTGAGGTGCcagccctcctctgctgctgcactcacACCGGGTGTTTTGGACTCCCACCCCACACCAGCACAAGCTGGAGTGGGTGCAGGGCCCCATGGGTGGGGTACCAATAAAGCCCATCTGTCAAATACAACAACACTCATTCCTCCTCCTTGACCAACtacttataaaaaaaaaaaaaacaaaacaaaaaacccaaacaaaagtTTCCATaaagtgtttttattaaaaaaaaaaattcagacaaCCCCCCCTAATTTATTTCCAAGACTAGGTTAAAACCTTCCAGCTGCATTACATACTGAGccagctgtgggacaggaggctgtgggctgctctgctggctggcagTGGGACCAGGCTTCCTGGTGCTATGGGGACAACTGTGGATACAGAACTGTCCCATGGCAGGGCCACCTCCACCTCCACAGCCCATGTCAGTGCTGATCTCGTAGCTGACAGAGCAGGGGTGCAAATACTTTCAGACCACAGCTCCAAACTCTCCTGCTTGGGTTTCCCCTtgccctgctcttcctgctaGGGAGGGCTGGCTtcttctcctgccctgggaaggcagggctgctgtgcttgccaggcagctggagcaggaccaGGCAGCCTTGGAGGAAAACAAGGCCTGTCTGTCCTGTGGGAGCAAAGCTGGAGGTGGTGCAGGAGGGGAGCAGCACACTGGCCCGCTGGTCTTGGCTTCACATTGCTGAAACTCCAGGGCCTGtcctgctctgagagcagcttCCAAGCTGCTGCTTGAGACGTGTGGCTGAGCTTGGCAGAGGGGAGGCCCTCCCCACCAGAATAATCCCACTCTGCTGGGGCCATGACACTCAATACCATAACTGTGATATATCTCTGGTACGTGTTAATTTATAATATACACCGTGTACGTTAATACACAAATCTATGTTTAACTAGTGTTGTCATACAAACTCACAAAAACTAGGAACGTTTCTAAGCtacactttttctttccttgcctgccctgctgcagtgctggctgctggtcCTGTCCTCCACATAACCCTGTAGCACTGGTGCCACAGGGAAGTGCAGTGCAAGGGGATGGAGTGTGGGGCTGGCTTCCTCACCaagcctctgctgtgccctgctctgctgtggaggCAAAAAGTGTGGTGGCACTGGCAATGCCTCAGCTGACAGATTTCACCCTACGGAtcacattttaaattctttttaggTGCTCTATTGGTTTCTGAGCTGGAAATTTGGTTAAAAGCAGGGCTTGTgtacaaagcaaagaaaaaaggcaggCAGTAGAagctgcctcagtttcccctgctagagcagagggaacaggaaTGCTCCTCTACTGCCTGTGCTCACCTCACCACTCGGAGCTGCTCAGCACTTCTAACTCATCTACAGaggctgctcctcagagcaTGTTTTTGGGGGCCAGATTTCAGGTGATGGCTAAAGCTTTTTGGTCTGCATTGAACTGTTTTATTTGAGGGTTATAGGTAACTTATAACCTTGGATTACGAAAACAGATTGGTGCAGATGCTGCTGGCAAGGGGCTGGGCTGATCCCTGAGTGAAGGGGGAGCCCGTGGCTTGTGCAGAgtggctgggggtgctgagcagggctggcccccTCAAGGGGCACTggtgctcagctcctcaggggcAGAGAGGGGGCCAGCAAAGGCAGTGCTGGGCCAGCAGGGGGAAAGGGAGCACTACTCAGTGTGCTGATCCAGCTGCATGTCCCTaatgggctggaggagagggagaggttGACGCCAGGCAGGAAGGCTCCCCTGCTGTGTTCAACCCAGTGAGCAGATCTGATCTTCCTGGTGTTCAAAAAGCCCTTAGATGTGGAAAGACGAAGCTTCTACTGCTTTAAACcctgtggaggagcaggagtAAAATGAGCTGGGTTGCAGAGTCTGCCAGATGCCTTGCAGCTGGCCTCTTCCCACCATGAGCACCAGTCTTGTGCTGATAGAAGGGgacctgctgcctccaggaCTCCAGCCTTTGCCTGGCCCTTTTTATGCAGGAATCTATTGCTCAtatggagctgcagagccagggggaAGCAGAGCATTGCCTCCTGCTTCTCCACCCCAGCCTCAACAAGGAGCCCTCAGCCATAAGCCCTCACACCCCCTTGACACGGTGGCATGAGCCAGGGTTGTGCCCTGGCCTGCACCCATTGCCCCGACTCCCTGCACAAGAACTGCCCCTGCCTGCAtctggggagggctggagcaggtaCTTACTTTAGGGCTTCTTCAGTGTGTGACTGTTGCTTGGCTTTCTGCAAGAGAAGGGAGGACAGCACTGTAAGCCCCATGCCCCTTCGCCATTGCCCACAGGCAGGCACACAGCACTGGCATCCAAGCCTTGGTCATGTCTGTGCCCTCAGCAGgccacccccagcctgggggtCCCCGTGCATGCTGGGGCACACCAGCCAGCCACATCCTCCTGTCCAGGATCACAGGAAGGCTGGCACATCCagtgtgctgctgtgggctgtACCTGCTGCTTGTCCTCTGGGAAGTGGTGCTCTCACAGCTCTCCTTGTAGCAGATATCCTGGTGTACCTTGTAGACTCTCCTGGACCTGCAGACACAGTGGAGATGTGAGTGTAAGGAACATAAAGGAGAGATGTGCTTTCATGAGAGTGAAGGGGAAGTCTGGGTATTTCCTTCCAGGCTGCAGTAGCCAACCTTGGCAGGAATGGGGctcagcctgctgtgctggaggactGATCCCAGACTCCATCACAGGGAGCAGAACCCCCCCATGCCCTGGCACTGCACCAGGgcttcccagccctctgctcacAGATGGAgaggcagccaggagctggatgggatctgctgctgtctggggGTCACACACACCAAATCCAACCTTGCTGCCACGTGGGTGGGTAACACCAGTATGGGGCTGTCACTTCAGCAACACCCTGCCCTGATGCACAGCtgggggtgggcacaggggcaccCAGACTGCTCAGCCTGCACTGGGGAGGGGGCAACTGCCAGCTGGGGTCGGAGACGGCCTTAAGCTCGCTCTCCCTTCCCCAAAACCGAGCTGCAGGGAGAcatccccagctcagagcacaagGGGAAGGGGGCAGCATAACCTGCAGGCAGTACTCACAGATAGTGGCAGGTGCCTCCTTCCCACACTGGGAATGACCTGGTTTCCGAGTACAGCCGCGTGCACGAGTGTGGCACCTTCTTGCAGGCTGCTTGGGGAATAGGAGAGGGGAGCTTTCACTGAGCCcatccctggccctgcctgcctgtgccttGTGGCAAGGGTCTGGTGAGGCCCCCCTGGCTTCTTGGCCATGCTGGAGGGCTGGCCTCAACACAGCTGACccagaaggaggagcagagcccccagcctcACACTGCCTACATAACTCTCTGGGGAAGGCAGGGCCTGGCTTGCTaggcagaggcagagagctcagccaggagcagagcccagcccctctctcAGCTGACAGCCTGACACGGATCTCTAGCAAAGCCTGGGCACTGTGGGAGCCCCTGGGCGCTGCAGGGTGTGCTGGGTGATCTACATCCTAGGGGACAtcctgtgacagggacagccaccagcctggcacggcaggagggagcagagcgTGGCACTcacccagctggcagagccGGCCCTTGAAGCCCGGGCGGCAGGCACAGTGGTAGGACTCCTCATCTCGGGTGCAGGTGCctccattcctgcagggattctTGGAGCAgttctgcccctctcctgcaAAACACGCTCGACCATCAGAGCCCGGggccacagctcagccctgccgAGCCCTGGCATTGCCAGGGTGCTCCCAGGAAGGGAAGGTGGGCAGGGGTGCCTGCCATGCCTCCAAGGAGggcaggctggtgctgagcagtTGCCTGTGGGGTCAGGGCTgggttcctgctgctgtgggtctCCCCCTGGGACTTACTCTTGCTCTTTGCCTCacgcagctgcagtgccagacTGTCCCAGCTGGACACCTCTGTGTTCTCCAGCTTCACTGGAGCCTCTGGCTCTGGACAATGAGAGGATTGAATGTCACCTTCCAGGCCAGAGCCAGACCCAAAGGCAGCCCCTCCAAGGGGGtccagcctgcctgcagctctggggcactgGTCAGGCCTGAGGCAGTGCTTTAGCACTTCCCAGCTAGCATCCCTAGAATTGGGGTGACACTCTCACTTCTCCTGGAAGAGGCTGGGAGAGAGTCCTCGAGAGGCAGGGCAGAACCAGGATGTGCAGTGAGGCCAAGGGATGCCCTCAGGTGTGCcaggccccttccccaccccatgGTGTGGGGTTTGCAGGTGCTCTAGGGTATCTTGGGTTGGTCCCCAGTCTTCTGGGGATGGAAAATGGGGGCTAGGTCTGGACTAGTGAGGGGTTTCTCACCCAGGCCCCCTCCTCAGGTGTGAGTCTGCTCTTGACAAtgggggctgaggctgctgggcaggcaggggctgcactggaggGCTATGGAGCCACTGCTCCATAGGCAGCCACAGTCAGCACTGCCTCCCATCAGCAAGGGTCCTTCTCTGGGCTCCCCCAGCCAGTCACCCCTCTCCTCAGGCAGGGGTCTAACAAGCAGAGCAGATGTTtgcctgcccagggccaggtgaGAGGGCTCCACCCTCCTCTATAGCTCCCCCAGCTCTAcagcagcctgcctggctgccacccaggaggtgctggagatGGTactggctgacagcagcaggacacaaaGGCACAAGAGCACTTACGTGTCTTCACAGTGATGGATTTTCCCAGCGCAGTGCCAAACCTGGCACTGATCCTCCCTCTGCCATCCACCAGCTCTGTGAACCTGGGACAGGAGAGCCATGAGGGTACAGGGCACTGCAGgtccccaggctctgtgtgctggggctCATGGCAGCTGTATAAAGCATTCACTGGTGGCATCAGGCTCTGTGCAAGCCCCGTGGGGAACTGCTCTCGGGGTGAAGGGCCTGGCTGAGAACCCCGGTGGGTGAACAAGAGGCTGCACCCCAGCAGGAACATGGCTCGACCCTGGACACATCTGGGCATGgaagctgggaaaggggctggcTCAGCCTAGTGCTTGGGCCTGGTGGAAGGGCCCAGAGTGCTGAGACAGTGCCTACCTGGGGGCAGGCGAGGGCTCCTCAGCCGTGTCATGATCTGCCAGCAGGCGGAGCTCCGGCAAGAAGGCTGGCGGCAGCCTGTTCCGCAGAACCCGGGGGTGCCCAGCTTGGCTCCACCGTCTCTCTGGAGCCCCATCCCTCTGCACTGCAGACCAAAGGATGAGGCTTCATGGAGGCAGCGTGAGCCAGCAACCGACCTCCCAGCCAGTCCCATCATCCCCAGGTGTCACACAGACACTCTCCACACACCGGGGATGCAGGTGCCCATCACCAAGCTGGAGTTCTGCATCTGCCCTTTGCTAACCCTAAACCCCCACCTCCCATTCCAGTggagctgtgtcctgtccccacagcctgctgcagaCAGTGCTGAGGCAACAAGGGCTCATCACTCTATGGCCAACTGGTTTCCACCCCCTACCCTGTTCCCTGTCATCCCACTGCCTcccttgtgctgcagcagcccagcagagcccaggagcacTTACAGGTGCTGACGTAGAGGTGGATGGGCTCGCTGTGCACCTGGCCCTGCTCCGTGTTCTGCACAGCTGTCAGGGACAGGTGGTAGcgctgccctggcagcaggtcCCGCACCGTGTAGGACACGAGCTTCCCGTTGGGCACATAGCGGCTCTTGACGCTCTGGGCCGTGGTGACGTTGATGATGTACCCCTCCATGGTGCCAACAGGTGGCTGCTCCCATGCCATGGACACGGAGGTGGTGGTGACGTGGGAGGCGGTGAGGTTTTGTGGGGGGAGaggccctgcagcaggcaggggatggggaggaaagTGGTCAGAGCTGGTGTCCCTGAATGGCCACTGCCCTACTCGCTCACATCACCTTACACACAAGTGTGCCAGGGCCCAgcttccctggcactgcccggACCAGCCCCGAGCCTGCTCCAGACAGGGGATGCACAGTGAGAGGATGCTCAACACTCAGTCCTTGCCAAGACAGACAGAGCCTCACTGCACCCTGGCACCCTTGCCTTCTGACTGCCAGACAGCAGGGGATGAATTGCACCCATGCATGGGGTTGGGCTCATGCTGGTCTCAGAGACTGAACAACATTTGGCAGGGGAGGACCTGCCAGGGTCTTTCCTggcctccccagccctgcctgcacaccTCCTACTTGCTGTGCTGGCCAGACAGTCTGGCAGCTCCCacacctctccctccccacagcttTCCTGCCAAGCCAGGATGGCAAAGACAACCTCACTCACTTGTCCACACATGAAAAGGGGCTGTGGCCAGGCTCTCTGAGGGGTGGTCTTCCACTCCCAGGCCGCTCAGCGTTGTGACATGGATGATATACctttctcctggctgcaggtCCCTGTGCAGGAAAACGGGTGGGAAGGGGTAAGTGGGGCAACCTGAGGGAGccagagccctggcacccagcagcagccactcacAGGAAGGTGTACTTGGCCACGCTGCTGTTGAGCTCCACGGTGCGGCCTGCCAGGTCCCCCGTGTGGCGGATGGAGACCCTGACCCTACTGACAGTGGAGTGCTGGAGGCGGTGCAGAGCCCACTGCACCGTGATGGCACTGGCAGTCACATTCGTGATCTCAAAGCCTTCCACCGGGCGCGGTCCTGGCCGGAGCAAGCACAGGGGACTGCGGTCATCGTGGGTcaccctgctcccttccctgtgtgCCCCCAAGAGCGTCCTGCTGGCACCTCTGCATCACCTTCCCCAGTGGAacagcccagtgccacctctcccaCGGAGCTCATGCTCTCTTCACAGTCTCCAGGCAGGTGGGAGGGACATCTGTCTGCTCACCCACAGGACTTTGGGCTACtcaaagcagccccagctgacccctctgccccagccctctACCACAGCTCCAaaggggctgcagtgcccaggcccAGCCCTAACCATAGAATcatcaaggctggaagagacctagatcatccagtccaagcatcctcccagcactgtcactATAAACCATACTATAAACCACTATAACCCCTAAACAGCATCACCCAGCACCAGATCCAGATGCCtcctgaacacctccagggatggtgactctaccacctccctggacatCCTATTCCAATGTTTGACCACCCAAAGAGTGAAACTTTCTTTACTACAATCTAATGGGAATCCGCTGTCTTGGCTTTAGGCCAtttgctcttgctctctctCAGCAGGCACGACAGAAGAAACCAGCCTCCACCACACCACaacctcctgtcagggagtcTTGGAGAGTTATGAGGTTCCcttgagcctcctcttctcaaggctaaacaaacccagctctctcagctgttCCACATAAGGTTTGTTTTCTAGACCCTTGACAAGCCTtgctgtccttctctggacatgctccagtgcctcaatgtcctttttaaagtgaggggcccagaactgaatgCACTGCAGCCTCAAAAATGCCAGGTGCAGAGAGATGATCACTTCCCTAGTgctgctggccacgctgctcTTGATACAAGTCAAGATGCCATTGACCTTATTAGCCATTTGGGCCCACtgttggctcatgttcagccagctgtcaaccagcacccccaaatccctttCTGCTGAAGAGCTCTTCactcctcccccagcctggagaggcagGGGTTgctgtgacccaagtgcaggactcAACACGTGGCTTTATTGAACATCATGCTGTTGTCCTTGGCCCCTTGATTGAGTGTGccaaggtctctctgcagggccttccTACCCTCaagcagatcaacactcccatCCAACTTGGTGTTGGCTACAAATTTACTGAGGGTACACAAATTCCCTAGGTCCTGACCATCAGCAAATACATTAAATGGGACCAGCCCCaaactgagccctggggaaccccactagtgacagTTAAGTCCACGGCACACTCCAAGTGGTCATCCTGACCCCAGCATCCAGCTGTGGCTTGAGGCTCCATGAGATGCTGTGCCCAGCATTATGCTGCCATCTCCTCCCCTGGGCTTCACTTGGTCTTGGCCTGCTGTGAGAGATGGGGCTTTACCACCACCATTCTCCTCTCCTCAGAAGCCATCTGCTTTCCTAATTCCCTCCATCCTGTTTGCATTTGATTtcctcacctgcctgccctAGGAAGTGGGatcaaagctgctctgcagaggcatCACTGTGCCCTTCCTCCGCCCATGGAGCAGAGGTCCCTGACAGCCCCTGCCCTTGCTGCCATGTTCCCACACCAAGCAGTATGGTCCACAGGATTGCAGAAgccccactgcctgccctgcacaggggctCCTCATACTCTCCTGGGCACAGTGACAAGGAGCAAAACAGCCTGGCCCTAATGAACAGGGCTCAGGAGCAATCCCCACTGCAAGATCTCTTACAGGCCCTGGACAGGGTGAGCCACAGGGCGTCAGGCCTTTTactcacagcaaagaaaacagcGACTCTCTGTGTCAAGCACTTTCCAGAGGCCCCCAGCTGGATTTTAGGATCTGCACCAGCAAACCTGCCAGGTTTGATAccatgctggagctggtggcaggCTGGAGGTGGCAGCACAAACCCTGGCACCTGCAGGGGCCGCGCACGCTCACGACCGTGATCCCCCTGGGGACGCTACTCACTAGTGCGCGTGGTGAGCATGACGGGCCTGCTGATATCATTCTTGTTGTTCACGTTGCGTTTgactgaaaagacagaaatattgTAGGCTCTGCCGGAGGTTAGTGCCCGCAATTGGTGGGCAGAACGACTTCGGTCCACAAAATCTGTCCTGCGGTAAGAGCCGTCGAGGGATACGTACGTCACGGCGTAGCCGTCAATGAGTTGCCTGGCAGCTGCGTCCTCAGGTGGGTGCCAAGAAATCAACACACCAGTGTCCTCCACCCTTTCCACCTTTAATGAGGTTGGTGGCAGCAATTCTTCAGGGTGTGTGCAAAAGCAAAGGGGAGAGGTAATGCCATGAATCTTTAGAGAACAGACCCTGTCAGCAAGCGGCAGAATAGCGGCGATAAGAGGACAAGGTCCTCGCTCGTCTCGCTTGGCACACCTGGCAGGGGCTCTCTAGGTGTAAGCCACCCCTGGCTCAGTGGGCACAGGAGGAGCCAGGGTGCCAGGAGCATTCCCTGGTATCACTGGTAGCCAAGCACTTGTGGCCACtgtgggatggggtttgggggagGCCAGTGCCAAGAGGCTTCCCTCGGACgcctctgcctcccctcctgAGGGCATCCGAGGGATTGCCATTGCTGCAGGGGAAATCTGTCCCCCGTGTCCTGGTGCCAAGCTCGGCACCTGCGGCAGCGATTCAGCATGCCAGCACCCACCCATGGCACTGGTGGGGCATGGGCTGCCCCCCCAGGGCaagcccccagctctgcccaacTCAAGGAGTGCTGCTGGTCCCAGATGGTGTTGAGCCCCTCGTGGGCGGTGGGCATTGCCAGGCTGGCGTCAAACCCCACATCAcgtcctggtgctgctgctgagggccTTTACCTTTTTCGCAGTTCTTGCCTGTGTAGCTGACTTTGCAggtgcagctgtgggtgccatTGCTGGGCAGGCAGTagcctctgctcccacagggGCTGGAGAAGCACGGGTCACTGGCTGTGGGAGAGGTGCCAGGTTTGGCAGTGTCAGCAGTGCCACTGACCCCGGTGccaccctgtgctgccctgcctgcctcacCTGTCTCACAGTGGTAGCCGAAGAAACcctctgggcacacacagaggtaGGAGCCCCCGTAGCTCTCACACTCCCCTCCATTTTGGCAAGGGTCTGACTCACAGGCATTCACTTCTGGAGGGGGAAGAAGGCCAAC is part of the Serinus canaria isolate serCan28SL12 chromosome 9, serCan2020, whole genome shotgun sequence genome and harbors:
- the MTERF4 gene encoding transcription termination factor 4, mitochondrial, with protein sequence MAGRLLLLRGAGRALGPGWALPAAPGPGACRSCGELAALRTMGFSQEQAQRLLALQPRLGPEHREAAAAQLLLLGLSAEAALALLERSPALLRLPTERLRERAEELRRLGLDGGRLQRAVSRCPQLFHVPRRRLEAAVRLLRERCLFTSEQLREVLGTCPTVLLEEPRTLHHQFQYAYFRMGVRQKEMVKARLFQMPFAELRNRHIFLERRGLYETPHKGQTQISNPKLKDILQLPEKEFLASMAYSTPEEFEVFKKLLAREEEEKEEEEDVDALYTEDDDDLDSDESKPARE